From Toxorhynchites rutilus septentrionalis strain SRP chromosome 2, ASM2978413v1, whole genome shotgun sequence, a single genomic window includes:
- the LOC129771113 gene encoding transferrin-like, producing MARIFASACLVIVLYVFSGASGQIVDRICATTRFAEQCLQLQRGNSEVVCVTVQDSIECAQRIRNGTADIGVFSAESMLQLATLAWDGITVVRELRHTDRQRETVDFRSVVVVPANHQGGLDGLRGSKFCHPGLHYGRQQRWSERFLKHFERSVAPATCVESQSAAEIETAALAVFFHSACRPGKWSNVPQEDAELKSKYPNLCELCQNQAQCSYDTTTISNHRAALQCLQTGRGDVAYVSQQDALEFFAFNNDIIGNHGFLCPNGTVEPVNGNANPCSWLTQPWPVIMSTASRAVETATRIDRWMRGTGGSVWEQAIQEILSHDSRTAVSVGSIQAPVDYLRPYRQIPLGSDLCQTTARWCTTSPEERDKCNVLRFAALTTGIFPIVECVDPTTSRMACLNDIAGNRADFTGIDSNFGYLARHPFNLTAALFQETEKEKYSSVVVLVRNNSRFTRFENLRDAKACIPEFGGIASIAFINVGRTRGIFDRHECNYGRLLGDFFSDSCAPGSRDSLHDPQGENPESLCTLCRIPIPRSSPSDDGGEVKALTDDVEDHPLEIQGRLDLEGSIARNIDCGANSQNPFYGTRGALNCLRQQGEVAIVEIQNLAEHARALGINPDDYRILCRNGSLAANTGFQVDEECLLTTIVDGEIVVRRHDATKTAGIVNALSSLDVYLQNDPDFKMYNIFGGAKNLLFEDSALGLVSPQHAELGHAVQNYIRLFENIEDCTNSAGLTTVDPGDGATMITINIFMTFMFALYNIIRG from the exons ATGGCGAGGATATTCGCAAGTGCATGTTTGGTTATTGTGTTGTATGTTTTCAGTGGGGCCAGTGGCCAGATTGTAG ATAGGATATGTGCAACTACCAGGTTTGCCGAACAGTGTCTTCAACTTCAACGCGGTAATTCGGAAGTCGTATGTGTCACCGTTCAAGACAG CATTGAGTGCGCACAACGAATCCGCAATGGAACGGCCGATATTGGTGTCTTCAGTGCAGAAAGCATGCTCCAGTTGGCTACGCTAGCCTGGGATGGTATAACGGTTGTCCGAGAGTTGAGACACACTGATCGGCAGCGGGAAACCGTTGATTTCCGATCGGTGGTGGTCGTTCCTGCCAACCACCAAGGTGGCTTGGATGGACTGCGCGGATCTAAATTTTGCCATCCAGGACTACACTACGGTCGCCAGCAGCGTTGGAGCGAACGTTTTCTGAAGCATTTCGAACGATCGGTTGCTCCAGCGACATGTGTCGAGTCCCAGAGTGCGGCCGAAATTGAGACAGCCGCGCTGGCCGTCTTCTTCCATTCTGCATGTCGTCCGGGGAAATGGTCCAATGTGCCACAGGAGGATGCCGAATTGA AATCAAAATATCCAAACCTCTGTGAGCTGTGCCAGAACCAGGCCCAGTGCAGCTATGACACTACGACCATATCCAACCACCGCGCTGCTCTGCAATGCCTTCAGACCGGCCGCGGCGATGTCGCTTACGTATCCCAACAGGATGCGCTGGAATTTTTCGCCTTCAACAACGACATCATCGGAAACCATGGCTTCCTGTGTCCCAACGGCACCGTTGAACCCGTCAATGGTAATGCGAACCCCTGTTCGTGGCTCACCCAACCCTGGCCTGTGATTATGTCGACGGCAAGTCGTGCCGTGGAAACCGCTACTCGCATAGATCGATGGATGCGAGGCACTGGTGGATCGGTGTGGGAGCAAGCGATTCAAGAGATCCTGTCTCACGATAGCCGTACGGCGGTTTCGGTCGGATCGATTCAAGCGCCCGTAGATTATCTACGTCCGTATCGGCAAATACCGCTCGGGTCGGATCTTTGTCAGACCACCGCCCGCTGGTGTACAACCTCACCCGAAGAGCGCGATAAGTGCAATGTTCTGCGGTTCGCTGCGCTAACCACAGGAATCTTCCCAATCGTGGAGTGTGTGGATCCAACCACCAGCAGGATGGCTTGCCTGAACGACATCGCTGGTAATCGGGCGGATTTCACCGGGATTGATTCCAATTTTGGCTATCTGGCAAGACA CCCATTCAACTTAACCGCTGCCTTGTTTCAAGAAACAGAAAAGGAGAAGTATTCATCGGTCGTAGTTTTGGTTCGTAATAATAGTCGTTTCACGCGATTCGAAAACCTCCGAGACGCTAAAGCCTGTATTCCTGAATTTGGTGGAATAG CTTCGATCGCATTCATCAACGTGGGTCGGACGCGCGGTATTTTTGACCGTCATGAATGTAACTACGGTCGCCTGCTTGGGGATTTCTTCAGTGACTCGTGTGCACCTGGATCTCGTGACTCACTCCACGATCCGCAGGGAGAGAACCCGGAATCTCTGTGTACGCTTTGCAGAATACCTATCCCTCGTTCATCGCCCTCAGATGATGGCGGAGAAGTAAAGGCTCTAACAGACGACGTTGAAGACCATCCACTGGAGATTCAAGGAAGACTGGACTTGGAAGGAAGTATCGCTAGAAATATTGATTGTGGCGCTAACTCACAGAACCCATTCTACGGCACGAGAGGTGCGCTGAACTGTTTGCGTCAACAGGGAGAAGTGGCCATCGTGGAGATCCAAAACCTTGCGGAGCACGCTCGTGCGCTTGGGATAAATCCCGACGACTATCGGATTCTTTGTCGAAACGGATCGTTAGCCGCTAACACCGGGTTCCAGGTTGATGAAGAATGTCTTTTAACTACGATTGTTGACGGTGAGATCGTAGTTAGACGCCACGATGCCACGAAAACAGCCGGAATCGTCAATGCACTCAGTTCCCTGGACGTGTATCTGCAGAACGATCCGGATTTCAAAATGTACAACATCTTCGGAGGAGCTAAGAATTTGCTTTTTGAAGATTCCGCGCTTGGTTTGGTCTCCCCGCAGCATGCCGAGCTGGGTCACGCAGTACAGAATTACATTCGcttgttcgaaaacattgagGACTGCACGAACAGCGCAGGTCTCACGACGGTGGACCCCGGGGATGGTGCCACCATGATAACAATTAACATTTTCATGACATTCATGTTTGCCCTGTACAACATCATCAGAGgttga
- the LOC129767785 gene encoding THO complex subunit 5 homolog — protein MVNKVDLSDRDVSDKKRRKTTTIEAPPAKLTKEDLYVNTIAFEEQEASKRSPEKDAQLFHSTCDELRKLFDEIAALKKENSEEARLKIADKRIDGSLAFVALKKLNRLDKVRIRDGKEALHKEKLRVDSNRLQLQNLLYEADHLRKEVQRCYLFKSQDEEIELVPVEEFYANAPSSIARPEKTKNDEHARRIARLEWELQQRKELDALCKELHSSKAKVAEEIVSKTERLDSLAPRLKDLLAATRPLQEALDMPIEKGWEVQKTIRLLVQPLYMLYANVTAYGEACDSSLSTTVQGDEDEARQIEFTGSLDCDSDDDGGNEREARGSYNRRKTSKHQDPARQKRKALAKPHPLSVTIAIKSKEGKESLALTFHYVPNAGFVTVKCALVDFEISGVAAGDVMSKENILNELFPNDNGEGSPNPKTKFQLQEIGVSMEKFGSMMKERDLGKPYKWAQELCGVEFVNSGEKFLAASDKWQNTIPVVIKAIRTRWEARIKLYQQIHELEIGTVDTSINMEHNNPVRISSTLVQWTALSYAEYVGSNVTEKFVDQCSSSPNDLYFRAIVTRGSAKLECYICVPCDFPESTALWSFSLNWNGKHSAADNAAVRDMEYWTNSLQSSKHQKSLLSLQLKRAMSCLDIYLETEGCFNTPPEFTQDKTYLKPFRGRARARPFRLVSSGSSSVFTQI, from the exons GCAAAGCTCACAAAGGAGGATTTGTACGTG AATACGATAGCGTTCGAAGAACAGGAAGCTAGCAAACGTTCGCCTGAGAAGGATGCCCAGTTGTTTCACAGCACCTGCGATGAACTGCGGAAGCTTTTCGATGAAATTGCCGCCCTGAAGAAAGAAAATTCGGAGGAGGCGCGATTGAAAATTGCCGACAAAAGGATCGATGGTTCGTTGGCTTTTGTGGCATTGAAGAAGCTGAATCGGTTGGATAAGGTGCGGATCAGGGACGGGAAGGAAGCCCTTCACAAGGAGAAGCTTCGTGTCGATAGTAATCGATTGCAGTTGCAGAATCTGCTGTATGAAGCGGACCATCTAAGGAAGGAAGTACAGAGGTGCTATCTGTTCAAGAGCCAGGACGAAGAAATTGAGCTGGTACCGGTGGAGGAATTTTACGCGAATGCCCCATCATCTATTGCGCGTCCGGAGAAGACCAAGAACGATGAACATGCTAGACGGATTGCTAGATTGGAGTGGGAATTACAGCAGCGCAAGGAGCTGGATGCACTTTGCAAAGAACTGCACTCATCGAAAGCGAAGGTAGCGGAAGAGATCGTGTCGAAAACGGAGCGGCTGGATTCGTTGGCACCCAGGTTGAAGGACTTACTGGCAGCCACCAGACCACTCCAGGAAGCATTGGATATGCCGATTGAGAAGGGCTGGGAGGTTCAGAAGACGATTCGATTGTTGGTGCAACCGCTTTACATGCTATATGCCAACGTTACGGCTTACGGAGAGGCGTGCGATTCGTCGCTATCGACTACCGTTCAAGGCGATGAGGATGAAGCTCGTCAGATTGAATTCACAGGTAGTTTGGATTGTGATTCGGATGATGATGGTGGCAATGAGCGAGAAGCTAGGGGAAGCTATAATCGTCGTAAAACCAGCAAGCACCAGGATCCGGCGAGACAGAAACGCAAGGCTCTGGCTAAACCACATCCACTGAGTGTAACGATCGCGATCAAGAGCAAGGAGGGCAAGGAATCATTGGCGCTCACATTTCATTACGTACCGAATGCAGGATTCGTTACGGTTAAATGTGCTCTGGTGGATTTTGAGATCTCCGGCGTAGCTGCTGGGGACGTTATGTCAAAGGAGAACATTTTGAATGAACTTTTTCCGAATGACAACGGAGAAGGCAGTCCGAATCCAAAGACTAAATTTCAGCTGCAGGAAATCGGTGTCAGTATGGAAAAATTCGGTTCAATGATGAAGGAGCGTGATCTGGGGAAGCCGTACAAGTGGGCTCAGGAGCTGTGTGGGGTCGAATTTGTAAATTCGGGAGAGAAATTTCTGGCCGCAAGCGATAAATGGCAGAACACTATCCCTGTCGTCATCAAGGCGATTCGCACTCGATGGGAAGCCCGCATTAAATTGTATCAGCAAATTCATGAGCTAGAAATCGGTACCGTGGACACTTCCATTAACATGGAGCACAACAATCCGGTTCGCATTTCCAGCACGCTAGTCCAGTGGACTGCGCTTTCTTACGCGGAATATGTGGGTTCAAATGTTACGGAGAAATTCGTCGATCAGTGCTCTTCTAGTCCTAATGACCTATATTTCCGGGCCATTGTTACCCGAGGATCGGCTAAGCTCGAATGCTACATCTGTGTGCCGTGTGACTTCCCGGAAAGTACCGCACTGTGGTCATTTTCGCTCAATTGGAACGGAAAACATTCTGCTGCCGATAATGCCGCCGTGAGG GACATGGAATACTGGACCAACAGCTTGCAATCATCGAAGCATCAGAAGTCGCTGCTTTCGTTACAACTGAAGCGAGCGATGTCGTGCTTGGATATCTACTTGGAAACCGAAGGGTGCTTCAACACACCGCCAGAGTTCACCCAGGATAAAACGTATCTCAAACCGTTCCGGGGACGGGCTCGCGCTCGCCCTTTCCGTCTCGTGTCCAGCGGTAGCAGCTCTGTTTTCACACAAATATAG